The Nitrospirota bacterium DNA segment AAAGTATCCGGCCCGAATCGCTCGATTATTGCCGTTGTTAAGGCAGATGCCTACGGACATGGGGCAATCAAGGTTTCACAGACTCTGGAAGCCGCAGGGGTTAAAACCCTCGGCGTCGCCCTGGTCCAGGAAGGAATCGAACTTCGACAGGCGGGCATTCGCGTTCCGATTTTGATTATGGGAAGCATTTTAAAGGAACAAATTCAATCTCTATTTGAGTTTCAACTCACTCCGGTTCTGTTTCAAACGCCTTTGATTCCCCTTCTTGAAAAAGAGGCCGAGAACCGCGGAATGACCCTCCCCGTCCACCTTAAGATCGATACGGGAATGGGTCGTTTAGGAATTCAACCTCTTGAAATTCGGCCTTTTCTCAAAGAAATCCTGGCAAATAAGAGAATACGAATTGAAGGGATCATGACGCATTTTGCGGACGCCGACCAAACCAGGCCGGAAAATACAAAAAAACAATTGCTGCTCTGGAATAAAATCATGGAAGAACTGCGGGAATTCAACGTCAACCCTCCTGATATCCATCTATCCAACAGCGCGGCCATTTTGTCCCTCCCCGGCGTTTACTCCAATCCAGTCCGGCCCGGCCTGATGCTTTATGGCTACTCCTCTCTCAAAGACCCCCCTCTTTTTTTAGAACCCGTATTGAGTTTTAAAACCCGCGTCGTACACCTGAAAACGGTTCCACCGGACACACCGATCAGTTACGGCGGAACGTTTGTTACGTCCCGCCAAAGCGTCATAGCAACGATTGCGGTCGGATACGCAGACGGGTATTGGAGAGCCCTATCGAACTCCGGAAAGGTCTTGATTCATGGAACCCGCGCGCCTGTCGTCGGGAGGGTCTGCATGGATATGACCATGATTGACGTCACGGGGATCCCAAACATCCATATGGGAGATGAAGTCGTCCTGATTGGGAAACAGGGAGAAGATTTTATCTCCGCCGAAGAAGTCGCTGAATGGGTTGGAACCATTTCCTATGAGATCCTTTGCGGAATCGGGAAAAGAGTCCCGCGGGTGTATCAAGGGGCTCACGTCGCCCCCTCAACCGGCAAAGCCGGATTGAGCCTCCCCCTCTCGCTCGCTTTGCTCGCTGGGTATATTTTAAAAGGGGCTCACGTTACCTTTTCATGGAGTTTCCTCGCTTTGCTTGCTGGGTATCTATGAAAAGCCAGCTCGAAAAAATAGGCCGGCCAACACTCGATTTTTTAAAAAAAGTCGGGGCCGCCTTTACGATGTTTTTTCAGGCCCTCAGATGGACCTTTACACCTCCCATTTATTTCAGAAATATCCTTCAGCAAATGGAAGTCATCGGGGTTCAATCGATTCCCGTTGTATTAATCACTGCCCTCTCAACAGGAATGGTGCTGGCCCTTCAAAGTCATACCGGATTTAAGCGGTTTCACGCGGAGAACCTGGTGGGAACGGTTGTCGCCCTCTCCCTCACGCGTGAACTGGGACCTGTGTTAACCGGTCTCATCGTTGCAGGCCGTGCGGGCGCAGCCATGGCGGCAGAACTGGGAACGATGAGGGTCACCGAACAAATCGACGCCCTGAGCACTCTTGCCGTAAATCCGGTTAAATATCTGATCATCCCCCGCCTCATCGCGGGGTTTATCATGCTGCCTATTTTAACCATTTTTGCCGATATGATCGGAATTATCGGCGGGTATTTTGTTTCTGTAGAAACTCTGTCGGCAAATCCGGTCATCTATCTTCGTCGTACAACCGAATTTCTTGAAGGAAATGATATTTTTGGGGGCTTGCTTAAAGCCTGTGTGTTTGGTATCTTGATTTCCATCATTTGTTCATACAAAGGATTTACGACAGAAGGGGGAGCGGTGGGAGTTGGAAAAGCGACCACCGGCGCAGTGGTGCTCTCTATGATTTTGATCATCGTTTCTGACTACTTTTTAACAAACCTTTTGTTTAAATAAGCAAGGATCAGGCTTTGCCAGTCCGAGCGCGGGGTTCGGGGGCATTGAGAGTGATTCTCTCGAAGGCCCCCGAATATAATAGATTGATAGAGATTTTAGATATCCACAAATCCTTTAACAGCCACCACGTCCTTTCCGGCGTTAATCTGAAAATCGAAACGGGCGAGAGCATGGTCGTTCTGGGGGGAAGTGGAACCGGTAAGAGCGTCTTATTAAAAATCATCATGGGTCTCTTAAAACCCGACCAGGGACAAGTCTTCATTGACGGACAGGACATCATTCCCCTTAAGGAAGAAGGATTAGGGGAAATCCGTAAAAAATTTGGAATGCTCTTCCAGGGAGCCGCTTTATTTGATTCTTTGTCCGTGTGGAAAAATGTTGGGTTTGGCCTCATGGAACATACCTCTCTGAGCAAGAAAGAGATTAGAGACATTGCGACTCAGAAGCTGGCAATGGTCGGCTTGAAAGATATTGAGGATAAAATGCCTGCGGAACTCTCCGGTGGAATGAAAAAAAGGGTTGGATTGGCAAGAGCCATAGCAATGAACCCTGAAATCATCCTGTACGACGAACCGACAACGGGATTAGATCCGATTATGGCAGACGTGATCAATGAACTCATTATCAAGCTGAAACATGAAATTAACGCCACCTCGGTGGCCATCACCCATGACATGACCAGCGCGTATAAAATCGGAGACCGGCTCGCGCTTTTGTATCAAGGAAAAATCCACCGGACAGGAACGTCTGATGAATTTAAATCCAGCGAAGATCCGGTGGTCCATCAATTCGTAACGGGGTCTTCCGTTGGCCCGATAGAAGTGACTTTCTGAGAGATAAAAACCAATGAAGGGATTCACCACAGAGGCAAAGGTAGGATTGGTCGTTATTGTCGGCGCCATTTTATTGGCCTATATGTCGGTGAAAATTGGCCTCTACCGGATCGGAAAAGAATCAGGGTATCGAATTTTTGTTCATTTTGACTCGGCGGCGGGACTGGATAGGAAAACGCCGATTCGGTTGGCCGGTGTTGAAATAGGAAAAGTGGAAACGCTCGAGCTGGTTGACAGTAAAGCGAGAGTTACCTTTTTAATCCAGCCGGAAGTTAAGGTTCATAAGGGAGGCGCCGCCGTCATCAGGGCTTCAGGATTACTGGGGGAAAAATACGTCGATTTAATCCCTGGAAAAGAAAAAGGTTACCTTTCAGAGGGCGACACGATCCAACAGAGCGAAGCCCTGGGCGACCTGGAAACCCTGATCGCAAAGTTTTCGGATATCGGGACCGACATTAAAGCGGTGACCCGAACCCTCCGGGAGGTTGTCGGCTCGACCAAAGGGGAGGAGGATCTTAAAGCCATCCTCGCAAATTTTAAAAGTTTCACCGAACATATCGATCAACTCATCACTGACAATCAGGAAGCGGTCGGAGAAACGGTTGAAAATTTTAAAGATTTTTCCGAGGTCATCAATAAAGACATCCCGGGTCTGGTCAACAGCTTAAAGACGGTCGCCAACGACCTGGAATCAGGCAAGGGCACATTCGGAAAACTCCTGCACGACGACCAGCTTTATGAAAAATTAAATTCCGCGATGAGTAACATTCAAAAAATTACCGAAAAAATAGGAAACGGCGAAGGAACCATCGGGAAATTAGTCACTGATGAAAAAGCCTATGAAAAGTTAAATAGTGCCCTGGAGGGATTAAACAACACGCTGGGGCGGATAGAACGATTTAAAACAACCGTTGGAATTCGAAACGAATATCAAATGGATACCACACGAAAAAATAAGGGTTATTTTTTCGTTAAGCTGGCGCCCAGGGTGGACAAATATTATCTGTTAGAAGTCGTTGACGATCCGAGGGGAAGCGTCAACACCGTGACCCGCGACCAAACCGTCGCCGGAACAACCGTCACGACCACAGATGTAACGACTGAAAGAAAATTAAAACTCACCCTGGAAATGGGAAGACGATACAGCGGCCTTGACCTTCATCTCGGACTCATTGAAAACAGTTTTGGAGCGGGAGCAGACTATTTATTTTTTAATGATCAGCTGAAACTGGGCGTTTCCGCGTGGGATTTTAACAGCGCCGACACTCAAAGTTCAAAACCTCATTTAAAGGCAGTGGCTTCTTATACCTTCCTCAAACATATTTTCCTGCAAACAGGATATGACCAAATACTGAATTCAGACTTAAAAACGGCGTTTATCGGCGCCGGATTGACCCTTGAAGATGACGATATCAAATATTTAT contains these protein-coding regions:
- the alr gene encoding alanine racemase translates to MAIKTSKISSIEKKGFSPTIAEIDLNALLHNLEQVQKVSGPNRSIIAVVKADAYGHGAIKVSQTLEAAGVKTLGVALVQEGIELRQAGIRVPILIMGSILKEQIQSLFEFQLTPVLFQTPLIPLLEKEAENRGMTLPVHLKIDTGMGRLGIQPLEIRPFLKEILANKRIRIEGIMTHFADADQTRPENTKKQLLLWNKIMEELREFNVNPPDIHLSNSAAILSLPGVYSNPVRPGLMLYGYSSLKDPPLFLEPVLSFKTRVVHLKTVPPDTPISYGGTFVTSRQSVIATIAVGYADGYWRALSNSGKVLIHGTRAPVVGRVCMDMTMIDVTGIPNIHMGDEVVLIGKQGEDFISAEEVAEWVGTISYEILCGIGKRVPRVYQGAHVAPSTGKAGLSLPLSLALLAGYILKGAHVTFSWSFLALLAGYL
- a CDS encoding ABC transporter permease, translated to MKSQLEKIGRPTLDFLKKVGAAFTMFFQALRWTFTPPIYFRNILQQMEVIGVQSIPVVLITALSTGMVLALQSHTGFKRFHAENLVGTVVALSLTRELGPVLTGLIVAGRAGAAMAAELGTMRVTEQIDALSTLAVNPVKYLIIPRLIAGFIMLPILTIFADMIGIIGGYFVSVETLSANPVIYLRRTTEFLEGNDIFGGLLKACVFGILISIICSYKGFTTEGGAVGVGKATTGAVVLSMILIIVSDYFLTNLLFK
- a CDS encoding ABC transporter ATP-binding protein; this translates as MIEILDIHKSFNSHHVLSGVNLKIETGESMVVLGGSGTGKSVLLKIIMGLLKPDQGQVFIDGQDIIPLKEEGLGEIRKKFGMLFQGAALFDSLSVWKNVGFGLMEHTSLSKKEIRDIATQKLAMVGLKDIEDKMPAELSGGMKKRVGLARAIAMNPEIILYDEPTTGLDPIMADVINELIIKLKHEINATSVAITHDMTSAYKIGDRLALLYQGKIHRTGTSDEFKSSEDPVVHQFVTGSSVGPIEVTF
- a CDS encoding MCE family protein, with the translated sequence MKGFTTEAKVGLVVIVGAILLAYMSVKIGLYRIGKESGYRIFVHFDSAAGLDRKTPIRLAGVEIGKVETLELVDSKARVTFLIQPEVKVHKGGAAVIRASGLLGEKYVDLIPGKEKGYLSEGDTIQQSEALGDLETLIAKFSDIGTDIKAVTRTLREVVGSTKGEEDLKAILANFKSFTEHIDQLITDNQEAVGETVENFKDFSEVINKDIPGLVNSLKTVANDLESGKGTFGKLLHDDQLYEKLNSAMSNIQKITEKIGNGEGTIGKLVTDEKAYEKLNSALEGLNNTLGRIERFKTTVGIRNEYQMDTTRKNKGYFFVKLAPRVDKYYLLEVVDDPRGSVNTVTRDQTVAGTTVTTTDVTTERKLKLTLEMGRRYSGLDLHLGLIENSFGAGADYLFFNDQLKLGVSAWDFNSADTQSSKPHLKAVASYTFLKHIFLQTGYDQILNSDLKTAFIGAGLTLEDDDIKYLLGSVAGSIK